A genome region from Natronobeatus ordinarius includes the following:
- a CDS encoding GNAT family N-acetyltransferase — MDIRPATEADREAIREVARAAWHDAYDDLEAVTIDETVEEWYADDALERAIDKPGTAVLVAERDGEVVGFTHGVVSEEEGDVLRMYVHPDHQRQGVGAALHERLREDLADFNMRRMRAMDLASNEASREFYEGLGFERTDEAEVELGGEEYTEAVYTLEL; from the coding sequence ATGGATATTCGACCCGCAACCGAGGCCGACCGCGAGGCGATCCGGGAGGTCGCCCGTGCGGCCTGGCACGACGCCTACGACGACCTCGAGGCGGTGACGATCGACGAGACCGTCGAGGAGTGGTACGCCGACGACGCGCTCGAGCGGGCGATCGACAAGCCGGGCACCGCGGTGCTCGTCGCCGAGCGTGACGGCGAGGTCGTGGGGTTCACCCACGGCGTCGTCTCCGAGGAGGAGGGCGACGTCCTCCGGATGTACGTCCACCCCGACCACCAGCGACAGGGGGTCGGCGCGGCGTTACACGAGCGCCTGCGCGAGGACTTAGCGGACTTCAACATGCGCCGGATGCGCGCGATGGATCTCGCGTCGAACGAGGCGAGCCGCGAGTTCTACGAGGGCCTGGGATTCGAGCGAACCGACGAGGCCGAAGTCGAACTCGGCGGCGAGGAGTACACCGAAGCCGTCTACACGCTCGAGCTCTGA
- a CDS encoding DUF5810 domain-containing protein translates to MGYACPVCGAAQADEVHLANHLGVTASLGREDHLEWLAEYAPDWADCGPDELAAQVVEHAPEVDTPELEDEDGHADAPPLEAELARQTRLPGRGELTTPEASTAETERVLEEARELTRRMHESAAGSDEDENA, encoded by the coding sequence ATGGGATACGCCTGTCCGGTCTGCGGCGCAGCACAGGCCGACGAGGTCCACCTCGCGAACCACCTCGGCGTCACGGCTTCGCTCGGCCGGGAGGACCACCTCGAGTGGCTCGCCGAGTACGCTCCCGACTGGGCCGACTGCGGCCCCGATGAGCTGGCCGCGCAGGTCGTCGAGCACGCGCCCGAGGTCGACACCCCCGAGCTCGAGGACGAGGACGGACACGCGGACGCGCCGCCGCTCGAAGCCGAACTCGCCCGACAGACGAGGTTACCGGGACGGGGCGAACTGACGACCCCGGAGGCGTCGACCGCCGAGACCGAGCGCGTCCTCGAGGAAGCCCGCGAGCTGACGCGGCGGATGCACGAGTCGGCGGCGGGTTCGGACGAAGACGAAAACGCGTAA
- a CDS encoding DUF5809 family protein: MHTVGTFDPESLEEAREQYESVAPAAGTVVREVARAMEFDREEFGDRVTEDVIETAHDALFASLLAVTVSTREEYDDWIEGYDGDVTEVGHDHAANVVWHAGPEDEAVAATFNDQEEAAVATLRRQAFGRIYRARF; the protein is encoded by the coding sequence ATGCACACCGTCGGAACGTTCGATCCCGAGTCGCTCGAGGAGGCCCGCGAGCAGTACGAGTCGGTCGCCCCCGCCGCGGGAACGGTCGTCCGTGAGGTCGCCCGCGCGATGGAATTCGACCGCGAGGAGTTCGGCGACCGCGTCACCGAGGACGTGATCGAGACCGCCCACGACGCCCTGTTCGCGAGCCTGCTCGCGGTCACCGTCAGCACGCGCGAGGAGTACGACGACTGGATCGAGGGCTACGACGGCGATGTGACCGAAGTGGGTCACGACCACGCCGCGAACGTCGTCTGGCACGCTGGCCCCGAGGACGAGGCGGTGGCGGCGACGTTCAACGACCAGGAGGAGGCCGCGGTCGCCACGCTTCGTCGACAGGCGTTCGGGCGGATCTACCGGGCTCGGTTCTAA
- a CDS encoding NAD(+)/NADH kinase — translation MRGRRLATIEELLAIVSPADRSRAVVERLRTWTAERGLGLETVAVGESVAEVYDPDAETLGITVGGDGTFLEGIQQFVPRGVPVLGINTGTLAFLVRVDVDDLEAALSEVVEGRATIDHRQQLAVEADGLEATGINDVTIQHVPPEEPFGRKITTLDVFADEGYVGAYEGTGLAIATPTGSTGISLSANGPIHNPTNNTSLQIVPLHTHRMGVRPLIVSARTTIRVVPTDAADLLVDGGRHHVRLDADDIVTITGATRPAYVVRTSYDDDFFTAIGEHLGWGARGTESKTLPAEATVEQGPRQLKDRALRVAEEAAESVGGPLRDLHGRVEVERKTDVSDVITEADHRSENIITTAIENEYPNHAIRTEEGVHQESETPYTWLIDPLDGTGNYANGNPNYAVSIALLERSEPIVGVVYAPETDECWSATAGGGAFKNDAPIATTDRTQLNESMLMSGYDPDGSFLAHFYEHTRGVRRLGSAALHLCYLASGSADAVWEYDTRPWDVAAGVLIAREAGATVTDSSGAPFDAYAEKVRRELVGSNGHIHGELMARLEGHEQLYNADD, via the coding sequence ATGCGGGGGAGACGACTGGCCACCATCGAGGAACTGCTCGCGATCGTCAGTCCGGCAGACCGGAGCCGAGCGGTCGTCGAGCGACTGCGGACGTGGACGGCCGAGCGCGGCCTCGGGCTGGAGACGGTCGCCGTGGGCGAGAGCGTCGCCGAAGTCTACGATCCCGACGCCGAAACCCTCGGCATCACCGTCGGCGGGGACGGCACCTTCCTCGAGGGCATCCAGCAGTTCGTCCCCCGGGGCGTTCCGGTCCTCGGGATCAACACCGGCACGCTCGCCTTCCTCGTCCGAGTCGACGTCGACGACCTCGAGGCGGCGCTGTCGGAGGTGGTCGAGGGGCGAGCGACGATCGACCACCGCCAACAACTCGCCGTCGAGGCTGACGGCCTCGAGGCGACCGGGATCAACGACGTCACGATCCAGCACGTCCCGCCGGAAGAGCCATTCGGCCGGAAGATCACGACGCTCGACGTCTTCGCTGACGAGGGCTACGTCGGTGCGTACGAAGGAACCGGCCTCGCGATCGCCACCCCGACGGGCTCGACCGGCATCTCGCTCTCCGCGAACGGGCCGATCCACAACCCCACCAACAACACTTCGCTCCAGATCGTCCCCTTACACACCCATCGGATGGGTGTCCGGCCGCTGATCGTCAGCGCGCGGACGACGATCCGGGTCGTCCCCACCGACGCAGCCGACCTGCTCGTCGACGGCGGTCGTCATCACGTTCGCCTCGACGCCGACGACATCGTCACCATCACGGGTGCCACTCGCCCCGCCTACGTCGTCCGCACGAGCTACGACGACGACTTCTTCACCGCGATCGGCGAGCACCTCGGCTGGGGCGCCCGCGGAACGGAGAGCAAAACGCTCCCCGCCGAGGCGACGGTCGAGCAGGGGCCGCGACAGCTGAAAGACCGCGCCCTTCGGGTTGCCGAGGAGGCCGCCGAGAGCGTCGGCGGCCCGCTCAGAGACCTCCACGGCCGGGTCGAGGTCGAACGGAAGACCGACGTTTCGGACGTCATCACCGAGGCCGACCACCGCTCTGAGAACATCATCACGACGGCCATCGAAAACGAGTATCCCAACCACGCCATCCGGACCGAAGAAGGCGTCCATCAGGAGTCGGAGACGCCCTACACCTGGCTCATCGACCCGCTCGACGGGACGGGAAACTACGCCAACGGGAACCCAAACTACGCGGTCTCGATCGCCCTCCTCGAGCGATCCGAGCCGATCGTCGGCGTCGTCTACGCCCCCGAAACCGACGAATGCTGGAGCGCAACCGCCGGCGGCGGCGCGTTCAAAAACGACGCGCCGATCGCGACGACCGACCGGACCCAGCTGAACGAAAGTATGCTGATGTCGGGCTACGATCCAGACGGAAGCTTCCTGGCTCACTTCTACGAACACACCCGGGGCGTCCGCCGACTCGGCTCCGCCGCACTCCACCTCTGTTATCTGGCCAGCGGCAGCGCCGACGCCGTCTGGGAGTACGACACCCGCCCCTGGGACGTCGCGGCGGGCGTCCTCATCGCCCGCGAGGCCGGCGCGACGGTCACCGACTCGAGCGGGGCGCCGTTCGACGCTTACGCAGAGAAAGTACGACGGGAGCTCGTCGGCTCGAACGGACACATCCACGGAGAACTCATGGCCCGGCTCGAGGGCCACGAGCAACTCTACAACGCGGACGACTGA
- a CDS encoding NUDIX hydrolase → MSDLDNWRLIESATEYETGWYDGGYDLLEQPDGTEKRYYWAELPDAVVIVARLEDELLFVEQYRPTIRETHLELPAGIVEDGESYTMAAARELEEETGFKPSSLSVLQEYAVATGVLRHDRAVVYAEGLEPGERDLDGNEFLEVRTVPVDEALAVAREPPANDSTLSALLLAKSDGLL, encoded by the coding sequence ATGAGCGACCTCGACAACTGGCGGCTGATCGAATCGGCGACCGAGTACGAGACGGGCTGGTACGACGGCGGCTACGACCTGCTCGAGCAGCCCGACGGCACCGAGAAGCGCTACTACTGGGCCGAGTTGCCCGACGCCGTGGTAATCGTCGCCCGACTCGAGGACGAACTGCTATTCGTCGAGCAGTACCGCCCGACGATCCGTGAGACCCACCTCGAGTTGCCTGCCGGCATCGTCGAGGACGGCGAGTCCTACACGATGGCGGCCGCCCGCGAACTCGAGGAGGAGACCGGATTCAAACCCTCGAGCCTCTCGGTGCTCCAGGAGTACGCCGTCGCGACCGGCGTCCTCAGACACGACCGCGCGGTCGTCTACGCCGAGGGGCTCGAGCCGGGCGAGCGCGACCTCGACGGGAACGAGTTCCTCGAGGTTCGGACCGTGCCCGTCGACGAGGCGCTCGCGGTCGCCCGCGAGCCGCCGGCGAACGACTCGACGCTCTCGGCGCTGTTGCTGGCGAAGTCTGACGGGTTGCTCTAG
- a CDS encoding MMPL family transporter yields the protein MSGPRRIADAITTHSRLVLVSLLVATALVGAGVTALETDTSLEQFESESTEREALEYVERNFATAEGNTTAAQLLVEDENVLTQESLVQSLAFQQAIREHDSVGPTLADDEPTVGLENVVATAVIREERGAELEVDAAALERRAEAVNERGERLEEGLDRTVAIQESYEELNASRDAGAIDDETYDRRAAELEAAFDEALENATIDLDGEDAARYERAVAQLRTVTAEIVAIEREHEEPRGSVAARLGRLETARDRAYADGTVGILGEEYRAIRAERERLEAERAALESRDQPPLSEQQAALESLTEAEYEATLEELLDGEGPIGDLALRFLPASYEPGSTSAEARSIVVVQSTDEGAFEGPGTIEERIVESQLELRALAAAHEESYLVFGFGVVVDEIDRSIGDSLWIVGPLALALVVLTLSIAYRDPLDISLGVAGIAVVLLWTFGFMGWAGIAFNQLFVAVPVLLVGLSIDYAIHVFMRHRERRSGDDADVRGSMAGALAGVGVALVWVTATTAVGFLANLVSPIDPVGAFGLVSAVGILAALLVFGALVPAAKVELDEALEARGIDRRKRAFGTGGGRAARALSAGSTAARRAPFVVLACALLVTAGGVYGATGVDTSFDQEEFLATEPPAWTEKLPAPFAPGEYRSGADLAYVTANFQREDARAQLLVTGDVTDGETLSRIAEAEAAAAESEHVYVLPNGEADVRSPLSLMEEVAAEDESFNASFQLADRTGDGVPDQNHAGLYDRLFELDPDAAADVIARTEDGEYEAVRLVVSVRGDADRAATAAEIRSLEAAFDEDGAADGRTDGSVGTADGAGFDPTPDGRWSGTATGTPLINDVVEKDLFETVFWSLLVTLVVVVGVLSLAYRLTGHGASLGAVTLLPVAFAVAWILATMALLEIPFNVLTGMITSLTIGLGVAYSIHVSARYTAELERQGCIRDALETTVTGTGGALLGSAATTVLGFGTLALAILPVLRQFGLVTALTILYAFLASVLVLPSLLVCWTRWLGPDVPLEATPSERPPRPATDGDGSRLEKEG from the coding sequence GTGTCGGGTCCCCGCCGAATCGCCGACGCCATCACGACCCACTCGAGGCTCGTCCTCGTCTCCCTGCTCGTCGCGACGGCCCTGGTCGGTGCCGGTGTGACGGCGCTCGAGACGGACACCTCCCTCGAACAGTTCGAGAGCGAGTCGACCGAGCGGGAGGCCCTCGAGTACGTCGAGCGAAACTTCGCGACGGCCGAAGGGAACACGACGGCCGCCCAGTTGCTCGTCGAGGACGAGAACGTCCTCACGCAGGAGTCGCTGGTGCAGTCGCTCGCGTTCCAGCAGGCGATCCGCGAGCACGACTCGGTCGGCCCGACGCTCGCCGACGACGAGCCGACCGTGGGCCTCGAGAACGTCGTCGCGACGGCGGTCATCCGCGAGGAACGGGGAGCGGAACTCGAGGTGGACGCAGCGGCCCTCGAGCGACGCGCGGAGGCGGTGAACGAGCGAGGCGAGCGCCTCGAGGAGGGGCTCGACCGGACGGTAGCGATCCAGGAGTCCTACGAGGAGTTGAACGCGTCGCGCGACGCCGGGGCGATCGACGACGAGACGTACGACCGGCGAGCCGCGGAACTCGAGGCGGCGTTCGACGAGGCGCTCGAGAACGCGACGATCGACCTCGACGGCGAGGACGCCGCGCGGTACGAACGGGCGGTGGCGCAGCTGCGGACGGTCACCGCCGAGATCGTCGCCATCGAGCGCGAGCACGAGGAGCCGAGGGGGAGCGTGGCGGCCCGCCTCGGCCGCCTCGAGACGGCGCGCGATCGGGCGTACGCCGACGGGACGGTCGGGATCCTCGGCGAGGAGTACCGGGCGATTCGGGCCGAACGCGAGCGCCTCGAAGCGGAGCGGGCGGCGCTCGAGTCGCGCGACCAGCCGCCGCTGTCCGAACAGCAGGCGGCGCTCGAGTCGCTCACCGAAGCGGAGTACGAGGCGACCCTCGAAGAGCTCCTCGACGGCGAGGGGCCGATCGGCGACCTGGCGCTGCGCTTTCTGCCCGCGTCGTACGAGCCGGGGTCGACGTCGGCCGAGGCGCGCTCGATCGTCGTCGTGCAGTCGACCGACGAGGGCGCATTCGAGGGGCCGGGGACGATCGAAGAACGCATCGTCGAGTCACAGCTCGAGTTGCGAGCGCTCGCGGCGGCGCACGAGGAGTCGTACCTGGTCTTCGGGTTCGGCGTCGTCGTCGACGAGATCGATCGGTCGATCGGCGACAGCCTCTGGATCGTCGGCCCGCTCGCGCTGGCGCTTGTCGTGCTCACGCTGTCGATCGCCTACCGCGATCCGCTCGACATCAGCCTCGGCGTGGCGGGGATCGCCGTCGTCCTGCTCTGGACGTTCGGCTTTATGGGCTGGGCAGGGATCGCGTTCAATCAGCTGTTCGTCGCCGTGCCCGTCCTGCTCGTCGGGCTCTCGATCGACTACGCGATCCACGTCTTCATGCGCCACCGCGAACGTCGGTCGGGAGACGACGCCGACGTCCGGGGATCGATGGCCGGTGCACTCGCGGGCGTCGGCGTCGCGCTCGTCTGGGTCACTGCGACGACGGCGGTCGGCTTTCTGGCGAACCTCGTCAGCCCGATCGACCCGGTCGGGGCGTTCGGCCTCGTCAGCGCCGTCGGCATCCTCGCCGCCTTGCTCGTCTTCGGGGCGCTCGTCCCCGCCGCGAAGGTCGAACTCGACGAGGCGCTCGAGGCCCGCGGGATCGATCGACGGAAGCGAGCGTTCGGCACGGGTGGCGGTCGAGCCGCCCGCGCGCTCTCCGCCGGGTCGACCGCCGCCCGCCGCGCCCCGTTCGTCGTCCTCGCCTGTGCCCTCCTGGTGACCGCCGGGGGCGTTTACGGCGCGACCGGTGTCGACACGAGCTTCGACCAGGAGGAGTTCCTCGCCACGGAGCCGCCGGCGTGGACCGAGAAGCTGCCGGCGCCCTTTGCCCCCGGCGAGTACCGCAGCGGGGCGGACCTCGCGTACGTCACCGCGAACTTCCAGCGCGAGGACGCCCGGGCACAGCTGTTGGTGACCGGTGACGTCACCGACGGTGAAACCCTGTCACGGATCGCCGAAGCCGAGGCGGCGGCCGCCGAGAGCGAGCACGTTTACGTCCTCCCCAACGGCGAGGCCGACGTCCGCAGTCCGCTGTCGCTGATGGAGGAAGTCGCGGCCGAGGACGAGTCGTTCAACGCCTCGTTCCAGCTGGCCGATCGAACGGGCGACGGCGTCCCCGACCAGAATCACGCCGGGCTGTACGACCGACTGTTCGAGCTCGACCCCGACGCCGCGGCTGACGTAATCGCCCGAACCGAGGACGGCGAGTACGAGGCCGTCCGGCTGGTCGTCTCGGTCCGCGGCGACGCAGACCGTGCCGCGACGGCCGCCGAAATTCGTTCGCTCGAGGCGGCGTTCGACGAGGACGGGGCGGCGGACGGGAGGACCGACGGCAGCGTCGGCACCGCCGATGGGGCCGGGTTCGATCCCACGCCCGACGGCCGCTGGAGTGGCACCGCGACGGGGACGCCACTCATCAACGACGTCGTCGAGAAGGACCTGTTCGAGACGGTGTTCTGGAGCCTGCTGGTCACGCTCGTCGTCGTCGTCGGCGTCCTCTCGCTGGCGTACCGGCTGACGGGACACGGCGCGAGCCTCGGCGCGGTGACGCTGCTCCCGGTGGCGTTCGCCGTCGCCTGGATCCTCGCCACGATGGCGCTGCTCGAGATCCCTTTCAACGTGCTGACTGGCATGATCACGAGCCTCACGATCGGCCTCGGCGTCGCCTACAGCATCCACGTGAGTGCTCGCTACACCGCCGAACTCGAGCGTCAGGGATGTATTCGGGACGCTCTCGAGACCACTGTCACTGGCACCGGCGGTGCCCTGCTCGGCAGCGCCGCGACCACCGTCCTCGGCTTCGGCACGCTCGCGCTCGCAATCTTGCCCGTCCTCCGGCAGTTCGGCCTCGTCACCGCCCTGACGATCCTCTATGCCTTCCTCGCGAGCGTCCTCGTCCTGCCGAGCCTGCTCGTCTGCTGGACCCGCTGGCTCGGCCCCGACGTCCCGCTCGAGGCGACGCCGTCGGAGCGACCGCCCCGACCCGCGACCGACGGGGACGGGAGTCGGCTCGAGAAGGAAGGATGA
- a CDS encoding HAD family hydrolase, giving the protein MALEYDFWLLDLDGTLVDVDWSYTREVFDRVGDRLDRRFTDREAEIIWHGLTGSRDHQLREWGVDPDRFWDAFHDEEDPLVRAEQTYLHDDAEFVADLEVPVALVTHCQDFLCQPVLDNVGIRDWFDVTLCCTDETGWKPDPDPVEHVLADLGVGHNGHRGVLAGDGACDVGAAWNAGLEAIHVERVGHERRGQCVLGDYRVQSFDELG; this is encoded by the coding sequence ATGGCCCTCGAGTACGACTTCTGGCTGCTCGATCTCGACGGCACGCTCGTCGACGTCGACTGGTCCTACACCCGCGAGGTGTTCGACCGGGTCGGCGACCGGCTGGATCGGCGGTTCACCGACCGCGAGGCCGAGATCATCTGGCACGGGCTCACCGGCTCGCGTGACCACCAGCTCCGGGAGTGGGGAGTCGACCCCGACCGGTTCTGGGACGCGTTCCACGACGAGGAAGACCCCCTCGTGCGCGCCGAACAGACTTACCTCCACGACGACGCTGAATTCGTCGCCGACCTCGAGGTTCCCGTCGCCCTCGTCACCCACTGCCAGGACTTCCTCTGTCAACCCGTCCTCGACAATGTCGGCATCCGCGACTGGTTCGACGTGACCCTCTGCTGTACCGACGAGACGGGGTGGAAACCCGACCCCGACCCCGTCGAGCACGTGTTGGCCGACCTCGGCGTCGGCCACAACGGCCACCGGGGCGTGCTCGCGGGCGACGGCGCCTGCGACGTCGGCGCGGCCTGGAACGCCGGCCTCGAGGCGATCCACGTCGAACGCGTCGGCCACGAGCGGCGGGGCCAGTGCGTCCTCGGGGATTATCGCGTCCAGTCGTTCGACGAGCTGGGCTGA